In a single window of the Candidatus Cloacimonadota bacterium genome:
- a CDS encoding BtpA/SgcQ family protein, with protein MELFKKIFKKQKSVIGMIHVHALPGTPKNSKSISEIIKIALAEVEIYQNNGIDGILLENMHDVPYLNRNVGPEITAAMAVIALRVKQITNLPCGIQILAGANREAVAVAKAANLDFIRAEGFVFSHIADEGFMDGCAGDLIRYRKKIGAENIAIFTDIKKKHSSHAITSDVDLAEMAIAAEFSLSDGIIVTGRSTSLPASVGDLKQVTSAMHRSYFSHLPIIIGSGITDENIEKYWELADCFIVGSYFKKDGFWENAVSEKRVKQFAESIQRLREK; from the coding sequence ATGGAACTTTTCAAAAAAATATTTAAAAAACAAAAATCTGTGATCGGTATGATTCATGTTCATGCCCTTCCCGGAACTCCCAAAAATTCAAAATCAATTTCAGAGATAATTAAAATTGCTCTTGCAGAAGTTGAAATTTATCAAAATAATGGGATTGATGGAATCCTGTTGGAAAATATGCACGATGTTCCCTATCTAAACCGGAATGTCGGACCGGAGATCACGGCTGCTATGGCTGTGATTGCTTTACGCGTAAAACAGATCACAAATTTACCTTGCGGTATTCAAATCCTTGCCGGGGCTAACAGGGAAGCGGTGGCTGTAGCAAAAGCTGCCAATCTTGATTTCATTCGGGCAGAAGGATTTGTTTTTTCGCATATAGCAGATGAAGGTTTTATGGACGGATGTGCCGGGGATTTGATTCGTTATCGGAAAAAGATCGGTGCAGAAAATATTGCAATTTTCACTGATATAAAAAAGAAGCATTCTTCACACGCCATCACTTCCGATGTAGATCTCGCAGAAATGGCAATAGCTGCTGAATTTTCGCTGAGTGACGGAATAATCGTAACCGGAAGATCAACTTCCTTACCAGCATCAGTCGGTGATTTAAAACAGGTAACATCCGCAATGCACCGAAGCTATTTTTCGCATTTACCAATTATTATTGGTTCGGGAATTACCGATGAAAATATAGAAAAATATTGGGAACTCGCCGATTGTTTTATCGTTGGATCTTATTTTAAGAAAGACGGTTTCTGGGAGAATGCGGTGAGTGAAAAACGTGTAAAACAATTTGCTGAATCCATTCAAAGACTGAGAGAAAAATAG
- a CDS encoding 4-oxalocrotonate tautomerase family protein produces the protein MPIVTMENAGKLTKKEKDELIKKFTDAVHEVTGKDKKYVYVKLEEVPRENFGIGGKSLG, from the coding sequence ATGCCAATCGTAACAATGGAAAATGCCGGAAAATTAACAAAAAAAGAAAAGGATGAACTGATTAAAAAATTTACCGATGCTGTTCATGAAGTAACCGGCAAAGACAAAAAATATGTGTATGTAAAATTGGAAGAAGTTCCACGCGAAAACTTTGGTATCGGCGGAAAAAGTTTGGGTTAA
- the larA gene encoding nickel-dependent lactate racemase, whose amino-acid sequence MNKNISIDLKFGKETKKLVVSQKNVIDILKMRNIPSSQNPHKMIKGKLRTPIGAKPLTKLLLQKNPQQIVIIVSDITRPGPFNLLLEALLEEINSVEIQFAIQIIIANGTHRKMTDQEKRFHYGDFVVDNYQVSNHDCRADDLVDMGEMKSGNRLLINRKVIEADFVITVGSINPHYFAGFSGGRKSILPGVSGYSTTRENHSNIIYKYARLGKLAGNKIHLEMSEAAHKVGVDFTLNMVLNRRKEIIDCVAGDIEKSFLKGIEEYKNYNSVQFSELADVIFTSTGGYPKDMSFYQSQRTLNNVIGMLKQGGTIVISTESGEGIGQDDMEKVLKSAKCVDDLFKVKKSEIQIGGHRAFATGKLLKKADILVLSNMPDKLVEDVHFTPIASFEKAVRFIKKKHGQNFRSYIIPNGTMLFPVKKVSHQ is encoded by the coding sequence ATGAACAAAAATATTTCTATAGATTTAAAATTTGGGAAAGAAACCAAAAAATTAGTTGTTTCCCAAAAAAATGTGATTGACATTTTAAAGATGCGGAATATTCCGAGCAGTCAAAATCCGCATAAAATGATCAAGGGCAAGCTACGAACTCCTATTGGTGCAAAACCTTTGACAAAATTACTTTTGCAAAAAAATCCACAACAAATTGTAATAATTGTTAGTGATATTACCAGACCGGGTCCATTTAATCTGCTTTTGGAGGCGCTGTTAGAAGAGATAAATTCAGTCGAAATTCAATTTGCAATTCAAATTATAATTGCAAATGGCACTCATCGAAAAATGACTGATCAGGAGAAACGGTTCCATTACGGAGATTTTGTAGTGGATAATTATCAAGTCTCAAATCACGATTGTCGAGCAGATGATCTTGTAGATATGGGCGAAATGAAGAGCGGAAACCGGCTTCTTATAAACCGGAAAGTTATCGAAGCAGATTTTGTGATAACCGTCGGTTCCATCAATCCCCATTATTTTGCCGGATTTAGCGGGGGGAGAAAATCAATTTTACCAGGGGTGAGCGGGTATTCAACAACGCGGGAAAATCACTCGAATATTATCTATAAGTATGCCCGATTAGGCAAACTCGCGGGTAACAAGATTCATTTGGAAATGAGCGAAGCAGCCCATAAAGTTGGAGTGGATTTTACCCTAAATATGGTCTTGAATCGCAGAAAAGAAATAATTGACTGCGTAGCCGGAGATATTGAGAAATCTTTTTTGAAAGGAATCGAAGAATATAAAAATTACAATTCCGTTCAATTTAGCGAGTTGGCAGATGTGATTTTTACCTCAACCGGTGGATATCCCAAAGATATGAGTTTTTACCAGTCGCAGCGGACTTTGAATAATGTAATCGGGATGCTAAAACAAGGTGGGACAATAGTAATTTCTACGGAATCCGGTGAAGGGATCGGGCAGGACGATATGGAAAAAGTTCTCAAAAGTGCTAAATGCGTGGATGATTTGTTCAAAGTAAAAAAATCGGAAATTCAGATCGGTGGACATCGTGCTTTTGCAACCGGAAAATTGTTGAAGAAAGCGGATATCCTCGTGCTGAGCAATATGCCGGACAAACTCGTAGAAGATGTTCATTTTACGCCTATTGCGTCTTTTGAAAAAGCAGTTCGATTCATCAAAAAGAAGCATGGACAAAATTTTCGCAGCTATATTATTCCAAATGGGACAATGCTTTTTCCCGTGAAAAAAGTTTCACATCAATAA